One window of the Eucalyptus grandis isolate ANBG69807.140 chromosome 8, ASM1654582v1, whole genome shotgun sequence genome contains the following:
- the LOC104417247 gene encoding LOW QUALITY PROTEIN: 1-aminocyclopropane-1-carboxylate oxidase homolog 1 (The sequence of the model RefSeq protein was modified relative to this genomic sequence to represent the inferred CDS: deleted 2 bases in 1 codon) — protein sequence MEVFSRDEAHEKTQKYDRMREIKRFDESKAGVKGLVDAGITEVPRIFVDHPENLQSALASSNGHFHVPIVDLADIAKDPSRRKEVVNEVRSASKTWGFFQVVNHGIPTTVLEEMLDGVHRFHEQDAEEKRRFYSRDFTTSVAYHSNFNLYKTEAANWRDTLFCVMAPNALEAEDLPAVCGDIMLEFSKRVMNLGTTLFELLSEALGLKPNHLKDMECAKGLVLLNQYYPKCPQPELTMGTSRHTDSDFLTVLLQDHVGGLQVLYQNQWIDVSPVPGALIVNIGDLLQLISNDIFKSSEHRVVANNMGPRVSVACFFYTATPPSPKLYGPIKELISEGDPPKYRETTIMEYVSHFSANAKGDGTSALQQFKL from the exons atggaagtATTCAGCAGAGATGAAGCGCATGAAAAAACACAGAAGTATGATCGGATGCGCGAGATAAAAAGG TTTGATGAATCAAAGGCGGGTGTCAAGGGCCTTGTTGATGCTGGGATTACAGAAGTTCCTCGCATTTTTGTAGATCACCCGGAGAACCTGCAAAGTGCACTGGCATCGAGCAACGGCCACTTCCATGTTCCTATAGTTGACCTCGCAGATATTGCGAAAGATCCATCTCGGCGCAAGGAGGTTGTAAATGAAGTTCGAAGTGCATCCAAAACATGGGGCTTCTTTCAGGTGGTGAATCACGGGATCCCCACGACTGTTCTGGAGGAGATGCTGGATGGAGTGCACCGTTTCCATGAGCAAGATGCTGAAGAGAAGAGGCGGTTCTATTCGCGAGATTTCACAACAAGCGTCGCCTACCACAGCAATTTCAATCTGTATAAAACAGAGGCGGCTAATTGGAGGGACACCCTGTTCTGTGTTATGGCACCTAATGCTCTCGAGGCAGAGGACTTGCCAGCGGTATGCGG TGACATAATGCTGGAATTCTCGAAGCGAGTGATGAATTTGGGAACCACCTTGTTCGAACTACTGTCGGAGGCGCTGGGGTTGAAGCCGAACCATCTGAAGGACATGGAGTGCGCCAAGGGACTCGTCCTTCTGAACCAGTACTACCCCAAATGCCCACAACCAGAGCTCACTATGGGGACCAGCAGGCACACAGACAGCGACTTCCTCACCGTGCTCCTGCAAGACCATGTCGGAGGCCTCCAAGTTCTTTATCAGAATCAGTGGATCGATGTGAGCCCCGTGCCGGGAGCACTGATAGTTAACATCGGTGATCTGCTTCAG CTTATCTCAAATGACATATTCAAGAGCTCCGAGCACAGAGTTGTGGCGAACAACATGGGGCCGAGAGTGTCTGTGGCATGCTTCTTTTACACGGCAACGCCGCCATCGCCAAAACTGTACGGACCCATTAAGGAGTTGATTTCCGAGGGCGATCCACCGAAGTACAGAGAAACCACCATCATGGAGTACGTTTCCCACTTCAGCGCGAATGCGAAAGGCGATGGGACTTCAGCTCTGCAGCAGTTCAAGCTGTGA